Proteins from a single region of Limosilactobacillus fermentum:
- a CDS encoding 5-methyltetrahydropteroyltriglutamate--homocysteine S-methyltransferase, with amino-acid sequence MTTQLHYDIVGSFLRPQALKEARKQFAAGQLSQADLTKVEDAQIKELVQKEAAAGLKVVTDGEFRRSYWHLDTFWGFGGIEHTTQTHGYFFHDEETRNDSAQVAGKIRFTGAHPDLTAFKYLKSLTDGTDLVPRQSIPSPAQCYAELYRGDENIAKLKEVYANEDDLITDLATAYRDLILALYDAGCRDLKLDDCTWGMVVDDDFWQSMADAGFDREQLAAKYLEVNNGALVDLPADLRVSTHICRGNYHSTWAAKGGYGPVAKYVFAKENVSAFYLEFDDERSGGFEPLQEVPAGKEVVLGLVTSKKPELEAAADLVARIKEASQYVSLDDLALSTQCGFASTEEGNQLTEDQQWAKIKLVVEVAKQVWG; translated from the coding sequence ATGACAACACAATTACACTACGACATCGTTGGTTCCTTCCTCCGTCCGCAAGCCCTCAAGGAGGCACGCAAACAGTTTGCGGCGGGCCAGCTGAGTCAAGCCGACTTGACCAAGGTCGAAGACGCCCAGATTAAGGAACTGGTTCAAAAAGAAGCGGCGGCCGGCCTGAAGGTGGTTACTGACGGGGAGTTTCGCCGTTCCTACTGGCACCTAGACACCTTCTGGGGCTTTGGTGGGATCGAACACACGACCCAAACCCACGGCTACTTCTTCCACGACGAAGAAACCCGCAACGATTCGGCCCAAGTGGCGGGCAAGATTCGCTTTACCGGCGCACACCCCGACTTGACCGCCTTTAAGTATTTGAAGAGCCTGACCGACGGCACCGACCTAGTTCCCCGTCAATCGATCCCGTCACCGGCCCAGTGTTACGCCGAACTCTACCGGGGGGACGAAAACATCGCTAAGCTCAAGGAGGTTTACGCAAACGAAGACGACCTGATAACGGACCTGGCGACGGCCTACCGTGACCTGATCTTGGCCCTGTACGACGCCGGCTGTCGCGACTTGAAGCTAGACGACTGTACCTGGGGGATGGTCGTTGACGACGACTTCTGGCAAAGCATGGCCGACGCCGGCTTCGACCGGGAACAACTGGCGGCCAAGTACTTGGAAGTCAATAACGGTGCACTGGTTGATCTACCGGCCGACCTGCGGGTGTCGACCCACATCTGCCGGGGCAACTATCACTCGACCTGGGCGGCCAAGGGCGGTTACGGCCCGGTGGCCAAGTACGTCTTCGCCAAGGAAAACGTCTCCGCTTTTTACCTAGAATTTGACGACGAGCGCTCCGGGGGCTTTGAACCGCTCCAAGAAGTCCCGGCCGGCAAGGAAGTCGTCCTCGGCCTAGTGACCTCCAAGAAACCAGAGCTAGAAGCGGCAGCTGACCTAGTTGCCCGGATCAAGGAGGCCAGCCAGTACGTGTCCTTAGACGACCTCGCCTTATCGACCCAGTGTGGCTTTGCCTCGACCGAAGAGGGGAACCAGCTGACCGAAGACCAACAGTGGGCTAAGATCAAGCTGGTCGTCGAAGTTGCCAAGCAAGTTTGGGGTTAA
- the tnpA gene encoding IS200/IS605 family transposase, translated as MSKDKIEDAIYTRRYIYNFHYHLIWVTKYRNPTFTSEVLVNEMKEILTTVAADNEIVIEHMEVMPDHVHVLISFPPSKAPTSAIKALKGRSAFIFLKRHPEIRQSQYWGGHLWSPSYYMSTLGNMSKEVVEQYINNQKYNEIKKRPKGRK; from the coding sequence ATGTCGAAGGACAAAATCGAAGATGCCATTTATACACGGCGTTATATTTATAACTTTCACTACCATTTGATTTGGGTAACCAAGTATCGTAATCCAACTTTTACTAGTGAAGTGTTAGTGAATGAAATGAAAGAAATCCTTACAACGGTTGCGGCAGATAACGAAATCGTGATTGAGCACATGGAAGTAATGCCTGACCACGTCCATGTGTTGATTAGTTTTCCACCTAGTAAAGCACCAACTAGCGCTATCAAAGCCCTCAAAGGACGCAGTGCCTTCATTTTCCTCAAGCGACACCCGGAAATCCGCCAGTCGCAGTATTGGGGTGGCCACCTCTGGTCCCCTAGCTATTACATGAGTACTTTAGGGAATATGAGCAAGGAGGTCGTTGAGCAATATATCAATAATCAAAAGTACAATGAAATAAAAAAACGCCCTAAAGGACGTAAGTAG
- a CDS encoding HAD family hydrolase — protein sequence MGQTVGPEVDQEYLGYLGTQHELMPGAMAMLKQAQRLGYQLGIITNGVAKVQKSRLSESGLAPLFSSVLVSETVGVEKPDPVIFERFFATSEVAPERSIMIGDGLPSDIVGAHKAHLASVWYNPRRVANTSGVTPTVTVANHQELTDLLTQWAHA from the coding sequence CTGGGTCAAACCGTCGGCCCCGAAGTCGACCAGGAGTACCTGGGCTATTTGGGGACCCAACACGAGCTGATGCCCGGCGCCATGGCAATGCTCAAGCAGGCCCAACGCCTGGGCTACCAATTGGGGATCATCACCAACGGGGTCGCCAAGGTGCAAAAGAGCCGGTTGAGTGAATCCGGCTTGGCGCCGCTCTTTTCGTCGGTTTTAGTGTCCGAAACGGTCGGGGTGGAAAAGCCAGATCCGGTCATCTTTGAGCGCTTCTTTGCCACCAGCGAAGTGGCGCCGGAACGGTCGATCATGATCGGCGACGGCCTGCCTTCCGACATCGTTGGGGCGCATAAGGCCCACCTGGCGTCGGTCTGGTACAACCCGCGCCGGGTGGCGAACACCAGCGGGGTCACCCCAACCGTGACCGTGGCTAACCACCAGGAGTTAACCGACCTCTTAACCCAGTGGGCCCACGCCTAA
- a CDS encoding RNA-guided endonuclease InsQ/TnpB family protein, whose amino-acid sequence MKSMAQMKYHYGLKVRIYPSDRQKKIIKINSDASRFIYNEMVAINKELWRLKQVKLPIDTIQNRIEQLELRQSAKQMSNHFQFLEDKRIDSLTKANAIQNYHKAWNAFRKVHTAGVPKFHRKSYVWRYQTNCQYLKQKAAYLTNGTVHFEDSKHVIVPKLGRLRVKGSHQRVLARSAETRIGTVTIVKDASGRFFLSMQLASDTPFVNWPQNTGKQIGIDLNTENFLTTSNGDTVANPRYYRIIKGRLAKAQRILSRRARRAKQEHRPLRTSKNYQKQRLLVAKLHAQVFERRRDFLHNVSTTLIKNHDFVAAEELRSKNMLKNHALAMSIADVGWRTFLGMLAYKAELYHRQFLTVNPKNTTQACHECGFVMGTAGTEKLTLADREWTCPKCHAHHVRDHNAAQNILTKGIIKLA is encoded by the coding sequence ATGAAGTCAATGGCGCAGATGAAATATCATTACGGACTCAAGGTGCGGATTTATCCAAGCGACAGGCAAAAGAAAATTATCAAGATCAATAGTGATGCTAGTCGATTCATCTATAACGAAATGGTCGCTATTAACAAGGAACTTTGGCGGCTAAAACAGGTTAAACTCCCGATTGATACCATTCAGAACCGGATTGAGCAACTGGAGCTTCGCCAAAGCGCTAAACAAATGTCTAATCATTTCCAGTTCTTAGAAGATAAAAGGATCGATAGCTTGACTAAAGCCAATGCCATTCAAAACTACCATAAAGCTTGGAATGCTTTTCGCAAAGTTCATACCGCAGGTGTGCCTAAGTTTCACCGGAAAAGTTACGTTTGGCGTTATCAAACTAACTGCCAGTATTTGAAACAGAAGGCAGCATACTTAACTAACGGAACTGTACATTTTGAAGATAGTAAGCATGTTATAGTGCCTAAATTAGGTCGGCTCCGTGTTAAAGGTTCCCATCAACGAGTCTTAGCTCGCAGTGCTGAAACCCGTATTGGAACGGTAACCATCGTAAAGGACGCTAGCGGTCGTTTCTTTCTCTCAATGCAGTTGGCGTCGGATACTCCCTTTGTCAATTGGCCGCAAAATACAGGCAAGCAGATTGGGATTGATCTTAATACTGAAAACTTCTTAACTACTAGTAATGGCGATACTGTGGCTAATCCACGCTATTACCGCATAATTAAGGGTCGCTTAGCCAAAGCACAGCGCATCTTATCGCGACGGGCTCGTCGGGCCAAACAAGAACATCGACCATTACGGACTAGTAAGAACTACCAAAAGCAACGCTTGTTGGTGGCTAAATTACACGCCCAAGTCTTTGAACGTCGACGTGACTTTCTCCACAATGTCTCGACTACACTAATCAAGAACCACGATTTCGTAGCCGCAGAGGAATTGCGGAGTAAAAATATGCTGAAGAATCATGCTTTAGCGATGAGTATTGCGGACGTAGGTTGGCGGACTTTCTTAGGAATGTTGGCTTATAAAGCAGAACTCTACCATCGCCAATTCCTTACGGTGAATCCTAAGAATACTACGCAGGCTTGCCATGAATGTGGTTTTGTGATGGGCACAGCAGGGACCGAAAAACTCACACTTGCAGACCGAGAATGGACATGCCCAAAGTGCCATGCTCACCACGTTCGTGACCATAACGCTGCGCAGAATATTCTAACTAAAGGAATTATTAAATTAGCCTAA